TTCCCTTCTCCATCTACTACAAACAATCCATAATCTGTTTCAAACATTTTTTTTACAAGGTCGAAGTTATAAAAAAGGGTAATGTAGAAAAACCGCTTGTCTGCAATAATGCTAAGGGCTTCTACAGGGAGATCTATCTTATTTATTATCTTAAAATTTACTGTGTCAATGATTAAGAATCGCTTATCCATACTCAAAATTCCGAGCCTTTTATCGAGAAAGGTACCGGTGATTATCCTTTCGCCCGTTGATACTTTCTTTTTTATCTTCCATGAAGCAGGCCTTCCAGAAATATCAATTACAAGGAGCCTACCGCTGAAAAAACCAAAGCAATAAAGCTTTTCGTTATTGATAATGAAATCGTTTAGTCCTTCGTTTTTCACGTCTTCGATAAAGCGTAAAGGTTTAAAAGCTGAATCAAGCACCAACAATTCCGAAGTACCCTTTAAAAGGACGATATAATAAGTCCCGTGGATATTCTTGACCTTTTCGATCTTAAAAGGCGCAGCCCCCAGTTCCAGCCTTGAAATCACTTTCATCGAAAACATACTACCTGCGAAAGCGATGAGCAAAACTAACCAGATGAATACTTTCATGGTTTCTTCACCACGTAAACCAGTAATTCTTCTTTGAATCCCGAAGCAGCTTTAATATCATGAGTATAGACGTCTATCCTTTTTCCTTTTATTTCACTGCCGGTGTCTTCTACCACAAAAAACCCCTTATTTGGGGCATTTGAAAAGAATGGAATGTACACAACTGTACCTGGAGGAAGTACGGCGGGATCCGCTGCAATCGTTCTGTACGCTTTGACGTAT
This genomic interval from Kosmotoga pacifica contains the following:
- a CDS encoding YncE family protein; the encoded protein is MKVFIWLVLLIAFAGSMFSMKVISRLELGAAPFKIEKVKNIHGTYYIVLLKGTSELLVLDSAFKPLRFIEDVKNEGLNDFIINNEKLYCFGFFSGRLLVIDISGRPASWKIKKKVSTGERIITGTFLDKRLGILSMDKRFLIIDTVNFKIINKIDLPVEALSIIADKRFFYITLFYNFDLVKKMFETDYGLFVVDGEGKIHKKIVLGRRPSYILQDLNNLYVVNYLDGTLDVVSKEKFERIKQYKLGKLPNFPVMDGRYIWVPCIGSDSIYRIDLNSGTISNFAISGSGPIRVLVGSGVQFALSVISGTIEKFDAYGKSIELLELHGYPIDAVLNANKIAVLLQEDWLNGGAMGTLIVLEP